One Etheostoma cragini isolate CJK2018 chromosome 6, CSU_Ecrag_1.0, whole genome shotgun sequence DNA window includes the following coding sequences:
- the LOC117946804 gene encoding matrilin-2-like isoform X1 — MLQLSHLVRMRSLVFGFFFLVCCNAVRLDRRRPRPIEARGRNETTVQTKPTEKPCRATPLDFVFVIDSSRSIRPNDYEKVKTFIINLLQFLGVGSDATRVALLQYGSVVQPEFSLNTYTTRAEVEQAVRNMEHLATGTMTGLAIQYTMETAFTEEEGARPAELLIPRIAMVVTDGRPQDAVEEIAAQARHAGIQIFAVGVGRVDMNTLKAIGSEPHSEHVHLVANFSQIETLISVFQSKLCGGSEMCEVVDHQCQHICVSSPASYRCKCRKGFTLNPDGKTCKGIDHCADGTHGCEQEFMSTEDACVCKCRNSYTLRPDGKTCKKMDHCADGKHGCEQEFMNTEDACVCKCRKGYTLRPDGKTCKKIDHCADGKHGCEQEFMNTEDACVCKCSKGYTLRPDGKTCKKIDHCADGKHGCEQEFMNTEDACVCKCRKGYTLRPDGKTCKKIDHCADGNHGCEQEFLNTEDSCVCKCRNGFTLQPDGKTCQKQQCGDGFMDLVFVIDGSKSLGPANFELVKQFVNGIVDSLDISRTGTHVGLLQYSTKVRTELTLGQYTTAENIKHAVSRMQYMGRGSMTGSALRHMFELSFSAKEGARPNIPRVSIVFTDGRSQDDVSEWADKAKNSGITLYALGVGKAIEQELREIASEPDEKHLYYAEDFDQMGEITTKLKSRICKDKPSDENMCQCENVIMFQNQVTKKLTDLMQNIEAMSKKLESLENQVVRK; from the exons atgCTGCAGTTGTCACATCTTGTCAGAATGAGGTCCCTGGTCTTCGGCTTCTTCTTCCTGGTGTGCTGTAACGCAGTTCGACTGGACAGACGGCGTCCCAGACCCATTGAGGCCAGGGGTCGAAATGAGACTACTGTCCAAACCAAACCAACGG AGAAACCTTGCAGAGCAACCCCGCTGGATTTCGTCTTTGTCATCGACAGCTCCCGAAGCATCCGCCCCAACGACTACGAGAAGGTGAAGACCTTCATCATCAACCTGCTGCAGTTCCTCGGGGTGGGCTCTGATGCCACTCGGGTCGCTCTGCTCCAGTATGGTAGTGTGGTCCAGCCCGAGTTTTCCCTCAACACCTACACCACCAGGGCTGAGGTGGAGCAGGCGGTGAGGAACATGGAGCACCTCGCCACAGGAACAATGACGGGTCTGGCCATCCAGTACACCATGGAGACGGCCTTCACTGAGGAAGAGGGAGCACGACCTGCAGAACTGCTCATCCCGCGAATCGCCATGGTTGTGACTGATGGGCGGCCTCAAGACGCGGTGGAGGAGATCGCGGCTCAGGCGAGGCATGCCGGCATCCAGATCTTTGCTGTCGGAGTGGGCAGGGTGGATATGAACACTCTGAAGGCCATAGGGAGCGAGCCACACTCTGAGCATGTGCACCTGGTGGCCAACTTCAGCCAGATAGAGACCCTCATCTCTGTGTTCCAGTCCAAACTGTGTGGAG GTTCAGAGATGTGTGAGGTGGTGGACCATCAGTGCCAGCACATCTGTGTGAGCAGCCCCGCCTCATACAGGTGCAAGTGCAGAAAGGGCTTCACCCTCAACCCCGATGGCAAGACGTGTAAAG GGATTGATCACTGTGCTGATGGCACCCATGGGTGTGAGCAGGAGTTCATGAGCACAGAAGAcgcctgtgtgtgtaaatgcagaAACAGCTACACACTCAGGCCTGATGGAAAAACATGCAAGA AGATGGACCATTGTGCTGATGGGAAGCACGGCTGTGAACAGGAGTTTATGAACACAGAAGAcgcctgtgtgtgtaaatgcaggAAAGGATACACACTCAGACCTGatggaaaaacatgcaaaa AGATAGACCATTGTGCTGATGGGAAGCACGGCTGTGAACAGGAGTTTATGAACACAGAAGAcgcctgtgtgtgtaaatgcagcAAAGGCTACACACTCAGACCTGATGGGAAAACATGCAAGA AGATAGACCATTGCGCTGATGGGAAGCACGGCTGTGAACAGGAGTTTATGAACACAGAAgacgcatgtgtgtgtaaatgcaggAAAGGCTACACACTCAGACCTGatggaaaaacatgcaaaa AGATAGACCATTGTGCTGATGGTAATCACGGCTGTGAGCAGGAGTTTCTGAATACAGAAGATTCATGTGTATGTAAATGCAGAAATGGATTCACACTCCAACCCGATGGAAAAACATGTCAAA AGCAACAGTGTGGCGATGGATTCATGGATCTGGTTTTTGTAATCGATGGCTCCAAGAGTCTGGGCCCTGCCAACTTTGAACTGGTCAAGCAGTTTGTAAACGGCATTGTGGACTCACTGGACATTTCCAGGACAGGGACCCATGTTGGCCTTCTTCAATACTCCACCAAGGTGCGCACAGAGTTGACCCTAGGCCAGTACACCACAGCGGAGAACATCAAACACGCTGTGTCTAGGATGCAGTACATGGGGAGAGGCTCCATGACTGGCTCAGCCTTACGTCACATGTTTGAGCTCAGCTTTTCAGCTAAAGAAGGAGCCAGGCCCAACATCCCACGTGTCAGCATTGTGTTCACTGATGGAAGATCGCAGGATGACGTGTCAGAATGGGCTGATAAAGCAAAGAACTCTG GGATCACATTATATGCTTTGGGTGTTGGCAAAGCCATTGAACAGGAGCTGAGAGAAATAGCTTCAGAGCCTGATGAGAAACACCTTTATTACGCAGAAGATTTTGACCAAATGGGAGAAATTACAACAAAGCTCAAGTCCAGGATATGTAAAG ACAAACCGTCCGATGAAAACATGTGCCAGTGTGAGAACGTGATAATGTTTCAAAACCAGGTCACCAAGAAGCTGACGGACCTGATGCAGAATA TTGAAGCCATGTCGAAGAAGCTGGAGTCACTCGAGAATCAAGTTGTGCGCAAATGA
- the LOC117946804 gene encoding matrilin-2-like isoform X4, protein MLQLSHLVRMRSLVFGFFFLVCCNAVRLDRRRPRPIEARGRNETTVQTKPTEKPCRATPLDFVFVIDSSRSIRPNDYEKVKTFIINLLQFLGVGSDATRVALLQYGSVVQPEFSLNTYTTRAEVEQAVRNMEHLATGTMTGLAIQYTMETAFTEEEGARPAELLIPRIAMVVTDGRPQDAVEEIAAQARHAGIQIFAVGVGRVDMNTLKAIGSEPHSEHVHLVANFSQIETLISVFQSKLCGGSEMCEVVDHQCQHICVSSPASYRCKCRKGFTLNPDGKTCKGIDHCADGTHGCEQEFMSTEDACVCKCRNSYTLRPDGKTCKKMDHCADGKHGCEQEFMNTEDACVCKCRKGYTLRPDGKTCKKIDHCADGKHGCEQEFMNTEDACVCKCSKGYTLRPDGKTCKKIDHCADGNHGCEQEFLNTEDSCVCKCRNGFTLQPDGKTCQKQQCGDGFMDLVFVIDGSKSLGPANFELVKQFVNGIVDSLDISRTGTHVGLLQYSTKVRTELTLGQYTTAENIKHAVSRMQYMGRGSMTGSALRHMFELSFSAKEGARPNIPRVSIVFTDGRSQDDVSEWADKAKNSGITLYALGVGKAIEQELREIASEPDEKHLYYAEDFDQMGEITTKLKSRICKDKPSDENMCQCENVIMFQNQVTKKLTDLMQNIEAMSKKLESLENQVVRK, encoded by the exons atgCTGCAGTTGTCACATCTTGTCAGAATGAGGTCCCTGGTCTTCGGCTTCTTCTTCCTGGTGTGCTGTAACGCAGTTCGACTGGACAGACGGCGTCCCAGACCCATTGAGGCCAGGGGTCGAAATGAGACTACTGTCCAAACCAAACCAACGG AGAAACCTTGCAGAGCAACCCCGCTGGATTTCGTCTTTGTCATCGACAGCTCCCGAAGCATCCGCCCCAACGACTACGAGAAGGTGAAGACCTTCATCATCAACCTGCTGCAGTTCCTCGGGGTGGGCTCTGATGCCACTCGGGTCGCTCTGCTCCAGTATGGTAGTGTGGTCCAGCCCGAGTTTTCCCTCAACACCTACACCACCAGGGCTGAGGTGGAGCAGGCGGTGAGGAACATGGAGCACCTCGCCACAGGAACAATGACGGGTCTGGCCATCCAGTACACCATGGAGACGGCCTTCACTGAGGAAGAGGGAGCACGACCTGCAGAACTGCTCATCCCGCGAATCGCCATGGTTGTGACTGATGGGCGGCCTCAAGACGCGGTGGAGGAGATCGCGGCTCAGGCGAGGCATGCCGGCATCCAGATCTTTGCTGTCGGAGTGGGCAGGGTGGATATGAACACTCTGAAGGCCATAGGGAGCGAGCCACACTCTGAGCATGTGCACCTGGTGGCCAACTTCAGCCAGATAGAGACCCTCATCTCTGTGTTCCAGTCCAAACTGTGTGGAG GTTCAGAGATGTGTGAGGTGGTGGACCATCAGTGCCAGCACATCTGTGTGAGCAGCCCCGCCTCATACAGGTGCAAGTGCAGAAAGGGCTTCACCCTCAACCCCGATGGCAAGACGTGTAAAG GGATTGATCACTGTGCTGATGGCACCCATGGGTGTGAGCAGGAGTTCATGAGCACAGAAGAcgcctgtgtgtgtaaatgcagaAACAGCTACACACTCAGGCCTGATGGAAAAACATGCAAGA AGATGGACCATTGTGCTGATGGGAAGCACGGCTGTGAACAGGAGTTTATGAACACAGAAGAcgcctgtgtgtgtaaatgcaggAAAGGATACACACTCAGACCTGatggaaaaacatgcaaaa AGATAGACCATTGTGCTGATGGGAAGCACGGCTGTGAACAGGAGTTTATGAACACAGAAGAcgcctgtgtgtgtaaatgcagcAAAGGCTACACACTCAGACCTGATGGGAAAACATGCAAGA AGATAGACCATTGTGCTGATGGTAATCACGGCTGTGAGCAGGAGTTTCTGAATACAGAAGATTCATGTGTATGTAAATGCAGAAATGGATTCACACTCCAACCCGATGGAAAAACATGTCAAA AGCAACAGTGTGGCGATGGATTCATGGATCTGGTTTTTGTAATCGATGGCTCCAAGAGTCTGGGCCCTGCCAACTTTGAACTGGTCAAGCAGTTTGTAAACGGCATTGTGGACTCACTGGACATTTCCAGGACAGGGACCCATGTTGGCCTTCTTCAATACTCCACCAAGGTGCGCACAGAGTTGACCCTAGGCCAGTACACCACAGCGGAGAACATCAAACACGCTGTGTCTAGGATGCAGTACATGGGGAGAGGCTCCATGACTGGCTCAGCCTTACGTCACATGTTTGAGCTCAGCTTTTCAGCTAAAGAAGGAGCCAGGCCCAACATCCCACGTGTCAGCATTGTGTTCACTGATGGAAGATCGCAGGATGACGTGTCAGAATGGGCTGATAAAGCAAAGAACTCTG GGATCACATTATATGCTTTGGGTGTTGGCAAAGCCATTGAACAGGAGCTGAGAGAAATAGCTTCAGAGCCTGATGAGAAACACCTTTATTACGCAGAAGATTTTGACCAAATGGGAGAAATTACAACAAAGCTCAAGTCCAGGATATGTAAAG ACAAACCGTCCGATGAAAACATGTGCCAGTGTGAGAACGTGATAATGTTTCAAAACCAGGTCACCAAGAAGCTGACGGACCTGATGCAGAATA TTGAAGCCATGTCGAAGAAGCTGGAGTCACTCGAGAATCAAGTTGTGCGCAAATGA
- the LOC117946804 gene encoding matrilin-2-like isoform X3, with protein MLQLSHLVRMRSLVFGFFFLVCCNAVRLDRRRPRPIEARGRNETTVQTKPTEKPCRATPLDFVFVIDSSRSIRPNDYEKVKTFIINLLQFLGVGSDATRVALLQYGSVVQPEFSLNTYTTRAEVEQAVRNMEHLATGTMTGLAIQYTMETAFTEEEGARPAELLIPRIAMVVTDGRPQDAVEEIAAQARHAGIQIFAVGVGRVDMNTLKAIGSEPHSEHVHLVANFSQIETLISVFQSKLCGGSEMCEVVDHQCQHICVSSPASYRCKCRKGFTLNPDGKTCKGIDHCADGTHGCEQEFMSTEDACVCKCRNSYTLRPDGKTCKKIDHCADGKHGCEQEFMNTEDACVCKCSKGYTLRPDGKTCKKIDHCADGKHGCEQEFMNTEDACVCKCRKGYTLRPDGKTCKKIDHCADGNHGCEQEFLNTEDSCVCKCRNGFTLQPDGKTCQKQQCGDGFMDLVFVIDGSKSLGPANFELVKQFVNGIVDSLDISRTGTHVGLLQYSTKVRTELTLGQYTTAENIKHAVSRMQYMGRGSMTGSALRHMFELSFSAKEGARPNIPRVSIVFTDGRSQDDVSEWADKAKNSGITLYALGVGKAIEQELREIASEPDEKHLYYAEDFDQMGEITTKLKSRICKDKPSDENMCQCENVIMFQNQVTKKLTDLMQNIEAMSKKLESLENQVVRK; from the exons atgCTGCAGTTGTCACATCTTGTCAGAATGAGGTCCCTGGTCTTCGGCTTCTTCTTCCTGGTGTGCTGTAACGCAGTTCGACTGGACAGACGGCGTCCCAGACCCATTGAGGCCAGGGGTCGAAATGAGACTACTGTCCAAACCAAACCAACGG AGAAACCTTGCAGAGCAACCCCGCTGGATTTCGTCTTTGTCATCGACAGCTCCCGAAGCATCCGCCCCAACGACTACGAGAAGGTGAAGACCTTCATCATCAACCTGCTGCAGTTCCTCGGGGTGGGCTCTGATGCCACTCGGGTCGCTCTGCTCCAGTATGGTAGTGTGGTCCAGCCCGAGTTTTCCCTCAACACCTACACCACCAGGGCTGAGGTGGAGCAGGCGGTGAGGAACATGGAGCACCTCGCCACAGGAACAATGACGGGTCTGGCCATCCAGTACACCATGGAGACGGCCTTCACTGAGGAAGAGGGAGCACGACCTGCAGAACTGCTCATCCCGCGAATCGCCATGGTTGTGACTGATGGGCGGCCTCAAGACGCGGTGGAGGAGATCGCGGCTCAGGCGAGGCATGCCGGCATCCAGATCTTTGCTGTCGGAGTGGGCAGGGTGGATATGAACACTCTGAAGGCCATAGGGAGCGAGCCACACTCTGAGCATGTGCACCTGGTGGCCAACTTCAGCCAGATAGAGACCCTCATCTCTGTGTTCCAGTCCAAACTGTGTGGAG GTTCAGAGATGTGTGAGGTGGTGGACCATCAGTGCCAGCACATCTGTGTGAGCAGCCCCGCCTCATACAGGTGCAAGTGCAGAAAGGGCTTCACCCTCAACCCCGATGGCAAGACGTGTAAAG GGATTGATCACTGTGCTGATGGCACCCATGGGTGTGAGCAGGAGTTCATGAGCACAGAAGAcgcctgtgtgtgtaaatgcagaAACAGCTACACACTCAGGCCTGATGGAAAAACATGCAAGA AGATAGACCATTGTGCTGATGGGAAGCACGGCTGTGAACAGGAGTTTATGAACACAGAAGAcgcctgtgtgtgtaaatgcagcAAAGGCTACACACTCAGACCTGATGGGAAAACATGCAAGA AGATAGACCATTGCGCTGATGGGAAGCACGGCTGTGAACAGGAGTTTATGAACACAGAAgacgcatgtgtgtgtaaatgcaggAAAGGCTACACACTCAGACCTGatggaaaaacatgcaaaa AGATAGACCATTGTGCTGATGGTAATCACGGCTGTGAGCAGGAGTTTCTGAATACAGAAGATTCATGTGTATGTAAATGCAGAAATGGATTCACACTCCAACCCGATGGAAAAACATGTCAAA AGCAACAGTGTGGCGATGGATTCATGGATCTGGTTTTTGTAATCGATGGCTCCAAGAGTCTGGGCCCTGCCAACTTTGAACTGGTCAAGCAGTTTGTAAACGGCATTGTGGACTCACTGGACATTTCCAGGACAGGGACCCATGTTGGCCTTCTTCAATACTCCACCAAGGTGCGCACAGAGTTGACCCTAGGCCAGTACACCACAGCGGAGAACATCAAACACGCTGTGTCTAGGATGCAGTACATGGGGAGAGGCTCCATGACTGGCTCAGCCTTACGTCACATGTTTGAGCTCAGCTTTTCAGCTAAAGAAGGAGCCAGGCCCAACATCCCACGTGTCAGCATTGTGTTCACTGATGGAAGATCGCAGGATGACGTGTCAGAATGGGCTGATAAAGCAAAGAACTCTG GGATCACATTATATGCTTTGGGTGTTGGCAAAGCCATTGAACAGGAGCTGAGAGAAATAGCTTCAGAGCCTGATGAGAAACACCTTTATTACGCAGAAGATTTTGACCAAATGGGAGAAATTACAACAAAGCTCAAGTCCAGGATATGTAAAG ACAAACCGTCCGATGAAAACATGTGCCAGTGTGAGAACGTGATAATGTTTCAAAACCAGGTCACCAAGAAGCTGACGGACCTGATGCAGAATA TTGAAGCCATGTCGAAGAAGCTGGAGTCACTCGAGAATCAAGTTGTGCGCAAATGA
- the LOC117946804 gene encoding matrilin-2-like isoform X5, protein MLQLSHLVRMRSLVFGFFFLVCCNAVRLDRRRPRPIEARGRNETTVQTKPTEKPCRATPLDFVFVIDSSRSIRPNDYEKVKTFIINLLQFLGVGSDATRVALLQYGSVVQPEFSLNTYTTRAEVEQAVRNMEHLATGTMTGLAIQYTMETAFTEEEGARPAELLIPRIAMVVTDGRPQDAVEEIAAQARHAGIQIFAVGVGRVDMNTLKAIGSEPHSEHVHLVANFSQIETLISVFQSKLCGGSEMCEVVDHQCQHICVSSPASYRCKCRKGFTLNPDGKTCKGIDHCADGTHGCEQEFMSTEDACVCKCRNSYTLRPDGKTCKKIDHCADGKHGCEQEFMNTEDACVCKCRKGYTLRPDGKTCKKIDHCADGNHGCEQEFLNTEDSCVCKCRNGFTLQPDGKTCQKQQCGDGFMDLVFVIDGSKSLGPANFELVKQFVNGIVDSLDISRTGTHVGLLQYSTKVRTELTLGQYTTAENIKHAVSRMQYMGRGSMTGSALRHMFELSFSAKEGARPNIPRVSIVFTDGRSQDDVSEWADKAKNSGITLYALGVGKAIEQELREIASEPDEKHLYYAEDFDQMGEITTKLKSRICKDKPSDENMCQCENVIMFQNQVTKKLTDLMQNIEAMSKKLESLENQVVRK, encoded by the exons atgCTGCAGTTGTCACATCTTGTCAGAATGAGGTCCCTGGTCTTCGGCTTCTTCTTCCTGGTGTGCTGTAACGCAGTTCGACTGGACAGACGGCGTCCCAGACCCATTGAGGCCAGGGGTCGAAATGAGACTACTGTCCAAACCAAACCAACGG AGAAACCTTGCAGAGCAACCCCGCTGGATTTCGTCTTTGTCATCGACAGCTCCCGAAGCATCCGCCCCAACGACTACGAGAAGGTGAAGACCTTCATCATCAACCTGCTGCAGTTCCTCGGGGTGGGCTCTGATGCCACTCGGGTCGCTCTGCTCCAGTATGGTAGTGTGGTCCAGCCCGAGTTTTCCCTCAACACCTACACCACCAGGGCTGAGGTGGAGCAGGCGGTGAGGAACATGGAGCACCTCGCCACAGGAACAATGACGGGTCTGGCCATCCAGTACACCATGGAGACGGCCTTCACTGAGGAAGAGGGAGCACGACCTGCAGAACTGCTCATCCCGCGAATCGCCATGGTTGTGACTGATGGGCGGCCTCAAGACGCGGTGGAGGAGATCGCGGCTCAGGCGAGGCATGCCGGCATCCAGATCTTTGCTGTCGGAGTGGGCAGGGTGGATATGAACACTCTGAAGGCCATAGGGAGCGAGCCACACTCTGAGCATGTGCACCTGGTGGCCAACTTCAGCCAGATAGAGACCCTCATCTCTGTGTTCCAGTCCAAACTGTGTGGAG GTTCAGAGATGTGTGAGGTGGTGGACCATCAGTGCCAGCACATCTGTGTGAGCAGCCCCGCCTCATACAGGTGCAAGTGCAGAAAGGGCTTCACCCTCAACCCCGATGGCAAGACGTGTAAAG GGATTGATCACTGTGCTGATGGCACCCATGGGTGTGAGCAGGAGTTCATGAGCACAGAAGAcgcctgtgtgtgtaaatgcagaAACAGCTACACACTCAGGCCTGATGGAAAAACATGCAAGA AGATAGACCATTGCGCTGATGGGAAGCACGGCTGTGAACAGGAGTTTATGAACACAGAAgacgcatgtgtgtgtaaatgcaggAAAGGCTACACACTCAGACCTGatggaaaaacatgcaaaa AGATAGACCATTGTGCTGATGGTAATCACGGCTGTGAGCAGGAGTTTCTGAATACAGAAGATTCATGTGTATGTAAATGCAGAAATGGATTCACACTCCAACCCGATGGAAAAACATGTCAAA AGCAACAGTGTGGCGATGGATTCATGGATCTGGTTTTTGTAATCGATGGCTCCAAGAGTCTGGGCCCTGCCAACTTTGAACTGGTCAAGCAGTTTGTAAACGGCATTGTGGACTCACTGGACATTTCCAGGACAGGGACCCATGTTGGCCTTCTTCAATACTCCACCAAGGTGCGCACAGAGTTGACCCTAGGCCAGTACACCACAGCGGAGAACATCAAACACGCTGTGTCTAGGATGCAGTACATGGGGAGAGGCTCCATGACTGGCTCAGCCTTACGTCACATGTTTGAGCTCAGCTTTTCAGCTAAAGAAGGAGCCAGGCCCAACATCCCACGTGTCAGCATTGTGTTCACTGATGGAAGATCGCAGGATGACGTGTCAGAATGGGCTGATAAAGCAAAGAACTCTG GGATCACATTATATGCTTTGGGTGTTGGCAAAGCCATTGAACAGGAGCTGAGAGAAATAGCTTCAGAGCCTGATGAGAAACACCTTTATTACGCAGAAGATTTTGACCAAATGGGAGAAATTACAACAAAGCTCAAGTCCAGGATATGTAAAG ACAAACCGTCCGATGAAAACATGTGCCAGTGTGAGAACGTGATAATGTTTCAAAACCAGGTCACCAAGAAGCTGACGGACCTGATGCAGAATA TTGAAGCCATGTCGAAGAAGCTGGAGTCACTCGAGAATCAAGTTGTGCGCAAATGA
- the LOC117946804 gene encoding matrilin-2-like isoform X2: MRSLVFGFFFLVCCNAVRLDRRRPRPIEARGRNETTVQTKPTEKPCRATPLDFVFVIDSSRSIRPNDYEKVKTFIINLLQFLGVGSDATRVALLQYGSVVQPEFSLNTYTTRAEVEQAVRNMEHLATGTMTGLAIQYTMETAFTEEEGARPAELLIPRIAMVVTDGRPQDAVEEIAAQARHAGIQIFAVGVGRVDMNTLKAIGSEPHSEHVHLVANFSQIETLISVFQSKLCGGSEMCEVVDHQCQHICVSSPASYRCKCRKGFTLNPDGKTCKGIDHCADGTHGCEQEFMSTEDACVCKCRNSYTLRPDGKTCKKMDHCADGKHGCEQEFMNTEDACVCKCRKGYTLRPDGKTCKKIDHCADGKHGCEQEFMNTEDACVCKCSKGYTLRPDGKTCKKIDHCADGKHGCEQEFMNTEDACVCKCRKGYTLRPDGKTCKKIDHCADGNHGCEQEFLNTEDSCVCKCRNGFTLQPDGKTCQKQQCGDGFMDLVFVIDGSKSLGPANFELVKQFVNGIVDSLDISRTGTHVGLLQYSTKVRTELTLGQYTTAENIKHAVSRMQYMGRGSMTGSALRHMFELSFSAKEGARPNIPRVSIVFTDGRSQDDVSEWADKAKNSGITLYALGVGKAIEQELREIASEPDEKHLYYAEDFDQMGEITTKLKSRICKDKPSDENMCQCENVIMFQNQVTKKLTDLMQNIEAMSKKLESLENQVVRK; this comes from the exons ATGAGGTCCCTGGTCTTCGGCTTCTTCTTCCTGGTGTGCTGTAACGCAGTTCGACTGGACAGACGGCGTCCCAGACCCATTGAGGCCAGGGGTCGAAATGAGACTACTGTCCAAACCAAACCAACGG AGAAACCTTGCAGAGCAACCCCGCTGGATTTCGTCTTTGTCATCGACAGCTCCCGAAGCATCCGCCCCAACGACTACGAGAAGGTGAAGACCTTCATCATCAACCTGCTGCAGTTCCTCGGGGTGGGCTCTGATGCCACTCGGGTCGCTCTGCTCCAGTATGGTAGTGTGGTCCAGCCCGAGTTTTCCCTCAACACCTACACCACCAGGGCTGAGGTGGAGCAGGCGGTGAGGAACATGGAGCACCTCGCCACAGGAACAATGACGGGTCTGGCCATCCAGTACACCATGGAGACGGCCTTCACTGAGGAAGAGGGAGCACGACCTGCAGAACTGCTCATCCCGCGAATCGCCATGGTTGTGACTGATGGGCGGCCTCAAGACGCGGTGGAGGAGATCGCGGCTCAGGCGAGGCATGCCGGCATCCAGATCTTTGCTGTCGGAGTGGGCAGGGTGGATATGAACACTCTGAAGGCCATAGGGAGCGAGCCACACTCTGAGCATGTGCACCTGGTGGCCAACTTCAGCCAGATAGAGACCCTCATCTCTGTGTTCCAGTCCAAACTGTGTGGAG GTTCAGAGATGTGTGAGGTGGTGGACCATCAGTGCCAGCACATCTGTGTGAGCAGCCCCGCCTCATACAGGTGCAAGTGCAGAAAGGGCTTCACCCTCAACCCCGATGGCAAGACGTGTAAAG GGATTGATCACTGTGCTGATGGCACCCATGGGTGTGAGCAGGAGTTCATGAGCACAGAAGAcgcctgtgtgtgtaaatgcagaAACAGCTACACACTCAGGCCTGATGGAAAAACATGCAAGA AGATGGACCATTGTGCTGATGGGAAGCACGGCTGTGAACAGGAGTTTATGAACACAGAAGAcgcctgtgtgtgtaaatgcaggAAAGGATACACACTCAGACCTGatggaaaaacatgcaaaa AGATAGACCATTGTGCTGATGGGAAGCACGGCTGTGAACAGGAGTTTATGAACACAGAAGAcgcctgtgtgtgtaaatgcagcAAAGGCTACACACTCAGACCTGATGGGAAAACATGCAAGA AGATAGACCATTGCGCTGATGGGAAGCACGGCTGTGAACAGGAGTTTATGAACACAGAAgacgcatgtgtgtgtaaatgcaggAAAGGCTACACACTCAGACCTGatggaaaaacatgcaaaa AGATAGACCATTGTGCTGATGGTAATCACGGCTGTGAGCAGGAGTTTCTGAATACAGAAGATTCATGTGTATGTAAATGCAGAAATGGATTCACACTCCAACCCGATGGAAAAACATGTCAAA AGCAACAGTGTGGCGATGGATTCATGGATCTGGTTTTTGTAATCGATGGCTCCAAGAGTCTGGGCCCTGCCAACTTTGAACTGGTCAAGCAGTTTGTAAACGGCATTGTGGACTCACTGGACATTTCCAGGACAGGGACCCATGTTGGCCTTCTTCAATACTCCACCAAGGTGCGCACAGAGTTGACCCTAGGCCAGTACACCACAGCGGAGAACATCAAACACGCTGTGTCTAGGATGCAGTACATGGGGAGAGGCTCCATGACTGGCTCAGCCTTACGTCACATGTTTGAGCTCAGCTTTTCAGCTAAAGAAGGAGCCAGGCCCAACATCCCACGTGTCAGCATTGTGTTCACTGATGGAAGATCGCAGGATGACGTGTCAGAATGGGCTGATAAAGCAAAGAACTCTG GGATCACATTATATGCTTTGGGTGTTGGCAAAGCCATTGAACAGGAGCTGAGAGAAATAGCTTCAGAGCCTGATGAGAAACACCTTTATTACGCAGAAGATTTTGACCAAATGGGAGAAATTACAACAAAGCTCAAGTCCAGGATATGTAAAG ACAAACCGTCCGATGAAAACATGTGCCAGTGTGAGAACGTGATAATGTTTCAAAACCAGGTCACCAAGAAGCTGACGGACCTGATGCAGAATA TTGAAGCCATGTCGAAGAAGCTGGAGTCACTCGAGAATCAAGTTGTGCGCAAATGA